TTTCGGTTTGCCGTTGCTGACCGGCGTTTATTTAGCGTCGGCCAAACTCGGGCTTTCGCTCGCCACTAGCGCGGAGCAGGTTTCAGCCGTCTGGCCGCCGACCGGGATCGCGCTGGCCGCCCTAGTGCTGTTGGGCTATCGCGCCTGGCCGGCCATCATGCTCGGCGCGTTTCTGGCGAATTTCACGACGCACGAATCGTTCGCCACCGCGCTGGGCATCGCCGCCGGCAACACGCTCGAAGCGGTCGCCGGCGCTTGGCTCCTGCAGCGGATCGCGCAGTTCGACGCGTCCTTGGCGCGGTTGAAGGATGTGTTGGCGCTCATCGTGCTCGCCGCCGGTGTCAGCACGGCACTGGCGGCGACGGTCGGCGTCACCAGCCTCTGCCTCGGCGGCGCGCAGCCTTGGTCGTCGTTCGGGTCGCTGTGGGGAGTATGGTGGCTTGGAGACGCGATGGGCGATTTGATCATCGCCCCGCTGCTGCTCACCTGGGCCACCGACTTCGGCCGGCCCAAGAGGGTCGCGGAAGCCACGGTCTTGCTCGCGATCCTATTGCTCGTAAGCTGGCTAGGATTCAGCGCCCCGTCGCGCGGCTCGGGCGAGGAGCGGACTTGGATTTACTGCATGTTTCCGCTCGTGACCTGGGCCGCGCTCCGATTTGGTCAGCGGGGGACGACCGTGGTGACGCTGGTGGCCTCGGCGTTGGCGATCTGGAGCACGTTTCGCGGCCTCGGGCCATTCGGCACGGGACTGATCCACGATCGGTTGCTGTCGCTGCAACTTTTCATCGGCGTCGTGTCGACCAGCGCGCTATTGTTGAGCGCGGCGCTGGCCGAGCGCGAGCACCTCGAGGACGAACTCCGTGTGCGCGTCGGCCAACTTGCGGGCGCCGATCGCCGCAAGGACGAGTTCCTGGCGATGCTCGCCCACGAGCTGCGCAATCCGCTGGCGCCGATTCAAAGCGCCCTCGAAATCCTCCAATTGCCGAATGCCAGTTCCGCGATCATCGCCGAGGCGGAGGAGATCCTCGGCCGGCAGGTGAAGCACCTCATTCGCCTGGTGGACGACCTGCTCGATATGGCCCGCATCTCGCGCGGCAAGATCGAGCTGCGCAAAGAGTGGATCGCGCTCGAGACGGTGGTGGCTCGCGCCATCGAAACGGCCCGCCCGCTCATCGACGCCCGCGGGCATGAACTAACAGTCGCACTGCCGCCGCAGCCCGTGATGATCGAAGCCGATCCGACTCGGCTGGCGCAGGTGATCTCGAATCTGCTGAACAACGCGGCTAAATACTCAGAATCGCGCGGCCATATCTGGCTGACGGCGCGGCGCGACCGCGATCGGCTGGCGATCCAGGTCCGCGATCAGGGCATCGGGATCAGCCCGGATGTCTTGCCAAGCATCTTCGATTTGTTTGTCCAGGCTGAACGAGGCCGCGATCGGACTCACGGGGGAATGGGAATCGGGCTGACGCTGGTTCGCCGGCTCGTGGAGCTGCACGGCGGCACCGTCGAGGCGCTCAGCGCGGGGCCGGGAAAGGGGAGCGAATTCACGATTCGATTGCCGTTCGAAGCGCCGACTTCGCCCAGCGAGGAAAGCCGTTCGCCGGTTTCACGAACTCCCGCGTCAAACCGCTCGGCGAAACCCGGTCGCGTTCTGATCGTCGACGACAATGCCGATGCGGCTTCGAGCCTCGAGAGACTCCTCCACAGCCGGGGCTACGACTCGCACGTGCTTTTCGATGGTCCCTCCGCCCTCGAATGGGTCGACGCAAATCGGCCGGCAGTCGTGATTCTGGACATCGGCATGCCGAAGATGGATGGCTACGAGGTCGCGCGACGATTGCGCCGGCAAGCCGGCGGTGACGACCTGCTCTTGATCGCGCTGAGCGGCTGGGGGCAGGAAGAAGACCGGCGTCGCTCGACCGATGCCGGCTTCGACGCCCACTTGATCAAGCCGGTCGATCTCGCCGCATTGGAGGCCTTGTTTGACGAGCGCGAGTCGCTCCCGGCGCCGTCGGGCATATAATGCGATTATCGGTTAGAGTGCGTCGAAGGCGCGATGTGTTCTCCCTCTCCCTCTGGGAAAGCGCCGGGGTGAGGGTGCTTCACTTGCCGCAGCGTTCCGCAAAAAAACAGCCAATCTCTATGGAGCGAATAAATATGGTCTGCGTACACATGTTCAATCGTCAGGGCGAACTGACCGGCCCGGTCGAATCGCCGAAGCTCGAATTGAGCGACGAGCAATGGCAGCAGCGGCTCACGCCGGAGCAATTCCGCGTGCTGCGCAGCAGCGGCACCGAACGGCCGTTCTGCGGAGCGTTGCTCGACACCAAGACGCCGGGCGTCTACACCTGCGCCGGCTGCGGGCTGCCGCTCTTTTCTTCCGACGCCAAGTTCCACTCCGGCACCGGCTGGCCCAGCTTCTTTCAGCCGATCGCCGACGGGAACGTCGCCGAGCGCACCGACCACAGCCACGGCATGTCGCGGACGGAAATCAACTGCGCTCGCTGCGACGGTCATCTTGGGCACGTTTTCGACGACGGTCCGCGGCCAACCGGCCTTCGCTTTTGCATGAATTCCGCCTCGCTCAAGTTCACTCCCTCCGACCAACTCAGTTCTCTCGGAGACCCCTTGGCCGAGAAAACCGTATCACAGCAGCCGCACGGCGAACCCGGCGGCGCTGCCACGGCCGTCTTCGCCGGCGGCTGCTTCTGGTGTACGGAGGCGGCCTTCGAGCAGCTCGACGGCGTGCTCGACGTGGTCAGCGGCTACTCTGGCGGAACGAAAGAATCCGCCAACTACGAAACCGTCTGCTCCGGTCGCACGGGGCATGCCGAGGCGATTCGCATCAACTACGATCCGCGCCGGATTAGTTACGATCGCCTGCTCGATGTCTTCTTCGACGCCCACGACCCGACTCAGCTCAACGGCCAAGGAGCCGACATCGGCACGCAATATCGCTCGGCCATTTTCTTCGGCAGCGACGAAGAGCGCCGCGCTGCGCAAGCCAAGATCAAGCAGCTCGCCGACTCGAAACGTTTCGCGAAGCCGATCGTCACCATGCTCGAACCGTTAAAAGAATTCTTTCCCGCCGAAGACTACCACCAAGACTACGCCCGCAACAACCCTCTGCAACCCTACATCCGCGCCCACGCGATCCCCAAAGCCTGCAAGATACGGGAAAAGCACCCCGAACTAATAAAGAAGGCGTAGTCAAACGAGACGGCAGGGACACATTCATCACGCGGCCTTTGCCGCGGCGACGACTTTCTTGGCGGCGTCGGTCAGGCCCGTGGCACTGATGATATTCACGCCGCTGGTGGCGAGGATCTTCCGCCCTTCTTCCACTTCGGTTCCTTCCAGGCGCACCACCAGCGGCACATTGAATCCGACCGTCTTGTAGGCTGCGACCAGGGCCGAGGCGATTGTGGTGCAACGCATGATGCCGCCGAAGATGTTCACCAGCACCGCCCGAACGTCCTTGTCGGAGAGCAGGATTCGGAAGGCCTCGGTCACTTGCTCGACGTTCGCGCCGCCGCCGACGTCGAGGAAATTCGCCGGCTCGCCGCCGTGCAGCTTGATGAGGTCCATCGTGCTCATCGCCAGGCCCGCCCCGTTCACAAGGCAACCGATATTGCCATGCAGACGGACGTAGCTCAAGCCGGCCTGGCTCGCTCGCACTTCCGTCGGCTCTTCCTCAGCCAGATCGCGGAGCGCCGACCATTCGGGATGGCGGAAGGCAGCGTTGTCGTCGAAACTCATCTTGGCGTCGAGCGCCAAGAGGTCTCCCGCGCCGGTCACCACCAGCGGATTGATTTCGAGCAAGCTGCAATCGCGGGCGACGAACGCGCGGCACAACTGTTTCATGAATTTGTCGGCCGAGCGCGCGGTCGCGGCGCCGAGTCGCAGCCGGGCGGCCAACTTGCGGACCTGATAGCTCTCAAGGCCGGCATCGGGGCGAAACGGCTCCTTGAAAATCCGCTCGGGGGTCTTGGCCGCCACTTCCTCGATGTTCATCCCCCCTTCGCTCGACACCACGAGAACGGGACCGGCCGACGAGCGATCGACCACGACGGCGAGATACAATTCGCGGGCGATGTCGCAACCCTCTTCGACGAGCACTTGCCGCACGATCTGCCCCTCTGGCCCGGTTTGCAGCGTGACCAACGGCTGGCCGAGCAGGTTGCCGGCTGCTTTGCCGGCGTCTTCCGCGGCGCGGACGAGTTGCACTCCGCGTTGTTGGGGATTGGTTTTGACAGACCCTTTTCCGCGACCACCGGCATGAATTTGGGCTTTGACGACGGCCACCGGCCCGGACAATTCTCGAAACGCGGCGGCGGCCTCGTCAGCCGAGTGCGCGACAATGCCCCGCGGCACGTTGACGCCCGCCTCACGGAGCAATTGCTTGGCTTGATATTCGTGGATCTTCATCGGAGCGTCGGCAAGGTGGTGGCAAGAAGCAGCATCGAAACCGCCTGGGAGAATTGGAATTGAACAAGCCGCAGATTATAAGTCGCCGACGAGCAATCTGGAAGTAGCGACGGGCGAGTGTTGGAGTTCCGGCTTTAGCCGGCGCCCGGCCGTCCTAAAGCGAAACTCCAACCGAGTGGCGAATTTTGCGGGGCGAGTCGACTCCCGTTAGCCGCCACGCTTGCGCGGCGCGCGACATCGTTAAGCGCGAGCGACCACTTGACCTGCGGCGATGCTTGCGGTAACAAAAATGAACCTCGACGCGGGTGAACGGCATTTCGTTGACTGCGGCGCCAACCGCGCCGCGGCGAGGCAAGCATCGAACCAAGATTTCAATCCGATCCAATCAGAAGAAGGGGACAACCGTGACGATTGTTCGCGTGGGACCGACAAAGAAATACTCGGACGGCTGGGAAGCGGCGTTCGGCAAGAAGGGCGCGGGCAAATCTGCCGCTAAAGCGAAGATGGCCGGATCGTCCGGCATGAAGAGCAAGAAGAAAATGGCTCCGGCCGGGCCGAAAAAGAAAGCGAAGAAATAAACGCGCGCCGATTCGGGCAGGCGAGCGGCTTGAAAGGCGCAACGCCCTTGGCGTAGGGGACGTCCGGACGCGACGCGTCTTTGGCTAACGCTCCGTTTTCATTCGCCGCTGCGCGAAGTGCGACTGCGCCGCCGCACGGCCAGACCAAGTCCGGCAATTCCGATGGCCGCCAAAGCAATCGAGGCTGGTTCTGGAACGGCTCCGACCGGGTTCGACGAGAACGTGAAGTCGTCCATCGCGAATTGGGTCCCGGCCGGGTTCGGATTCGGATCGGTCGGATTCACGAAGGGAGTGAAGACCAACTCGTTGACCCCGACAAACGCCCCACCGGAGTCGAAGTTGAACAGCGTCGGAGCGGTGTTGCTGAGCGTCACCGTACGAGTGTAAATCGGAACCGTGCCGCTGACGTTAGTATTGAACCCCTGAACGAGGAGATTCAGATTCGGGACCCAAGCGGAGGTCAACTCAGCCGAATCGAAGTTGAGAAACGAGGTCGGATCGAAGATCGTGGAGCTGAACCCACCGCCGTCGAAGGCCATATTCGGGGCCGACGTCGTGCCGGGAATGTAGCCGCTACCGGGAAAACTGGCGGACGCGTAGGACTTGTTCATGTAATACGTGTTGGTCCAATTCAAGCCGCCATAACCATTGGGCACCGGAGCATACGTTGTGGTGGAAAGCACTGGCGGATCGAATCCGAGCGTGGTCGCGGCATGAAGAGGGCTGACCGAGCTTCCGAGAAGCCCAACGACGGTAGCCGCGAGGAAAACGCGCGCCGCTCGACGTGCTCGGCTAACCATCGCCATTGTTGAGCGAACCGGCGCTCGAACGAGCGACCTTCGGCCGACGATGCGTGCGAAGCACTTTTGGAACACCACCGACAGACCGTTCCACAAGGAATAATAATAAGATTGCATTTGCTGTTCTTTCCTTCGATGTTTTTGCCAAAAACTCTGTTGTCCAATATGAGTGCGACGGTAACCGCAACGCGGCTCGCCCTAAGCGGCGGGAGTGCCTCGATAATCAAGCGGGATTTAGCGGCGGTCCGTGAAGGAACCGCGAGCGCATTAGCCCACCTGCAACAAATCAAATCAGCGGCAGGTCCCAGAGGTGGGAAGAAGGATCAACTCATGAGGACCTGGTTCAAGGTCCGAATCATTAGCGAGTCCTCAATGAATGCCGGATTCCAGACCGGCTTGCAAAAAGAGAGATAGTTATTCGTCGTCGTCCAAGACTGAGCGGAGAAAGTAAGGTCACCAGCGTTTTTCGTTCAGGATTATCAGTGAGTCATTCAAACATCAACTGAAGCCAACATAACCGAGAGTTACAAAGAACGC
The DNA window shown above is from Pirellulales bacterium and carries:
- a CDS encoding MASE1 domain-containing protein, translated to MEGSLAGNEMANGGPLSSDRGPDSASAGKTEAARHAAPDGSGSPYQRLNPALFWLFGLPLLTGVYLASAKLGLSLATSAEQVSAVWPPTGIALAALVLLGYRAWPAIMLGAFLANFTTHESFATALGIAAGNTLEAVAGAWLLQRIAQFDASLARLKDVLALIVLAAGVSTALAATVGVTSLCLGGAQPWSSFGSLWGVWWLGDAMGDLIIAPLLLTWATDFGRPKRVAEATVLLAILLLVSWLGFSAPSRGSGEERTWIYCMFPLVTWAALRFGQRGTTVVTLVASALAIWSTFRGLGPFGTGLIHDRLLSLQLFIGVVSTSALLLSAALAEREHLEDELRVRVGQLAGADRRKDEFLAMLAHELRNPLAPIQSALEILQLPNASSAIIAEAEEILGRQVKHLIRLVDDLLDMARISRGKIELRKEWIALETVVARAIETARPLIDARGHELTVALPPQPVMIEADPTRLAQVISNLLNNAAKYSESRGHIWLTARRDRDRLAIQVRDQGIGISPDVLPSIFDLFVQAERGRDRTHGGMGIGLTLVRRLVELHGGTVEALSAGPGKGSEFTIRLPFEAPTSPSEESRSPVSRTPASNRSAKPGRVLIVDDNADAASSLERLLHSRGYDSHVLFDGPSALEWVDANRPAVVILDIGMPKMDGYEVARRLRRQAGGDDLLLIALSGWGQEEDRRRSTDAGFDAHLIKPVDLAALEALFDERESLPAPSGI
- a CDS encoding bifunctional methionine sulfoxide reductase B/A protein, which translates into the protein MVCVHMFNRQGELTGPVESPKLELSDEQWQQRLTPEQFRVLRSSGTERPFCGALLDTKTPGVYTCAGCGLPLFSSDAKFHSGTGWPSFFQPIADGNVAERTDHSHGMSRTEINCARCDGHLGHVFDDGPRPTGLRFCMNSASLKFTPSDQLSSLGDPLAEKTVSQQPHGEPGGAATAVFAGGCFWCTEAAFEQLDGVLDVVSGYSGGTKESANYETVCSGRTGHAEAIRINYDPRRISYDRLLDVFFDAHDPTQLNGQGADIGTQYRSAIFFGSDEERRAAQAKIKQLADSKRFAKPIVTMLEPLKEFFPAEDYHQDYARNNPLQPYIRAHAIPKACKIREKHPELIKKA
- the sucC gene encoding ADP-forming succinate--CoA ligase subunit beta encodes the protein MKIHEYQAKQLLREAGVNVPRGIVAHSADEAAAAFRELSGPVAVVKAQIHAGGRGKGSVKTNPQQRGVQLVRAAEDAGKAAGNLLGQPLVTLQTGPEGQIVRQVLVEEGCDIARELYLAVVVDRSSAGPVLVVSSEGGMNIEEVAAKTPERIFKEPFRPDAGLESYQVRKLAARLRLGAATARSADKFMKQLCRAFVARDCSLLEINPLVVTGAGDLLALDAKMSFDDNAAFRHPEWSALRDLAEEEPTEVRASQAGLSYVRLHGNIGCLVNGAGLAMSTMDLIKLHGGEPANFLDVGGGANVEQVTEAFRILLSDKDVRAVLVNIFGGIMRCTTIASALVAAYKTVGFNVPLVVRLEGTEVEEGRKILATSGVNIISATGLTDAAKKVVAAAKAA
- a CDS encoding PEP-CTERM sorting domain-containing protein, encoding MQSYYYSLWNGLSVVFQKCFARIVGRRSLVRAPVRSTMAMVSRARRAARVFLAATVVGLLGSSVSPLHAATTLGFDPPVLSTTTYAPVPNGYGGLNWTNTYYMNKSYASASFPGSGYIPGTTSAPNMAFDGGGFSSTIFDPTSFLNFDSAELTSAWVPNLNLLVQGFNTNVSGTVPIYTRTVTLSNTAPTLFNFDSGGAFVGVNELVFTPFVNPTDPNPNPAGTQFAMDDFTFSSNPVGAVPEPASIALAAIGIAGLGLAVRRRSRTSRSGE